TGTCTATTGCCTATTGGCCATTGCCAACTGCCAGTTAGGAGCACTCATTTCCTAATAAAAAAACCCTGATGGTAAAACCACCAGGGTACATCCTATAACGTGTGCATCAAAGCCATTAGTTGTTGCCGCCGCCATTACCACCACGACCGCCGCCACCTCCACCGCCGCCGCGTTGTGGACGGGTAGTAGGTTCAATCGTTTCTTTCCACTTCTTGTACTGGTCGTCGGTATAAATCTTTTTCAGCTTATCATCGCGCTCACCGGCCAGTTTCATCATTTTTTCGCGGATGGCATCCCGGTCAGGGGCGCCGCCACCGGCACGCATTTCTTCAAATATCTTATCCTGAGCCCTGAAGTAATCCATAAAGGCGCTGTCACTTTTAGGGGCCTGGTCTTTATCCAGGTTCAGATCAACCAGCTTTTCTTTTACCATTTTTAACCTTTCCTCGGGGGTACGGCGCTGAAAACCGCCACCGCCGCCCTGCTGGGCCTGTACGGCCACTACGCCGGAAATGGCAATAACTAATAATAAGATCGCTTTTTTCATGCTATGAGATTTAGTTTAAGTAAAGTGTTTGCATATTGGAAGGCGCTTTGGCCCAAAACCTGCGTTTTGCCGGAAATTATTGCCCAAAATTCAAAAAAAATTTCAGGGGCCGTTTAGGAGGTAAAAATGCCGGGTTGGCAGTCCGGACGGTGCCCTGTCACTATCTTTCAGACTATTTTGGAACACGGTTTGCCAAAATCAGATTATCTTGCAACTCCTTAAAAATTTTGAATTGATATGGAATACGCTAAAATTGTCGCAGTAACGGGCTTGCCAGGATTATTCGAATTGGTAAGCAGTAAATCAGATGGCGCAATCGTAAAGTCACTGGATGACAAAAGCACAAAATTCGTTTCGAGCAGAATACATAACTTTTCTCATCTCGAAAGCATTGAAGTATATACAGTTCGCGATAACGTGAACCTGGTGGATATTTTCACTGCCATGGACCAGAGCGGTGAAAAAGCACCTGATGAAAAAGATAATTCTGCTGTTAAAAAATATTTCGAGAAAGTATACCCCGACCTCGACTTCGACCGTGTATACTCGAGCGATATGAAGAAGATGGTTAAATGGTTCAGTGTGCTGAAATCGAATAATGTTGAAATCAAATTAAGAGAGATCACCGAAGAAGCACCCGCTGATGAAACTGATGTTGCCGAAGAAGTAGCCTCTGCTAAGGAAGAAAAACCAAAAGCAGCCAAGGCAGCTAAAGAAGAAGCAACTGAAGAAAAGAAAGAAGCAGCGCCTAAGAAAAAAGCAGCGCCTAAAGCTAAAAAAGAAGATGGCGAAGGCGAGGCTGAAGAGAAAAAAGAAGCAGCTCCTAAAAAGAAAGCGGCTCCAAAAGCCAAGAAGGAAGACGAAGAAGGTGATGCCGAAGCACCTAAAAAGAAAGCAGCTCCTAAAAAAGAAGCCAAAAAGTAATTTTAACAACTTTACTGAACATAAGCTACAGGCTTCTGGTTTTATTACCTGAAGTTTGTAGCTTTCTTATTTTAAAACACTGATCTAATGAATTATACTGCAGACATAAAAAAGGTGCCCCGTCACTTTTTACCGGAGGATTTTACCGTGACCACCTGGGATAACCTGGAGCCTTATTTCAAGGACCTGCTCGACAGACCCATTAACAGGGAAGCTGATCTGGAAAAATGGCTGCACGACATGAGCGAGCTGGAAGCTGTGGTGAGTGAAGATGCCTGCTGGCGCCAGATTAAGATGACCTGCGATACCGAAAATAAGGCGCTGGAAGAAGCATTTGTTTTCTTTGTGACCGAAATTCAACCTAAAATTCAGCCTTATGCCGATAAGCTGAATAAAAAACTGGTAGAAAGTCCCTTTACCGCGGGGCTTGACCAGAAAAAATACTTCACCTACCTGCGTAGCGTTCGAAAAAGCATCGAGCTGTTCCGCGAAGAGAATATTTCCCTGCAATCTGAACTGGCCGTACTGGCTCAACAGTTTGGCACCATTGCCGGTAAAATGACCATTGAGGTAAACGGTAAGGAGTACACTTTGCAACAGGCAGCAAAATTCCTGGAAAGCCATGACCGTAATTTGCGCGAATCGGTTTACCGCAAGATCAACGAACGGCGCTTACAGGATAAAGATGCACTCAATGACCTGTACACGCAGCTGATTCAAAAAAGACACCAGGTAGCTAAAAACGCCGGTTTCGATAATTACCGCGATTATAAATTCAAGGAGCTCGGCCGTTTTGATTATACCAAGGAAGATTGCTTTCAATTTCATGAGGCAGTAAAACAACACATTCTGCCGCTGGTAAATATCATCAACGAACGGAAAAAGAAAAAACTGAACCTCCCCACGTTACGCCCCTGGGATTCTGAGGCCGAACCAGAAGGAGTTACGCCACTAAACCCCTTTAGCAATGCCAGTGAGTTATTGGAAAAGAGTATAAAATGCTT
The Niastella koreensis GR20-10 genome window above contains:
- a CDS encoding DUF5606 domain-containing protein: MEYAKIVAVTGLPGLFELVSSKSDGAIVKSLDDKSTKFVSSRIHNFSHLESIEVYTVRDNVNLVDIFTAMDQSGEKAPDEKDNSAVKKYFEKVYPDLDFDRVYSSDMKKMVKWFSVLKSNNVEIKLREITEEAPADETDVAEEVASAKEEKPKAAKAAKEEATEEKKEAAPKKKAAPKAKKEDGEGEAEEKKEAAPKKKAAPKAKKEDEEGDAEAPKKKAAPKKEAKK
- a CDS encoding M3 family oligoendopeptidase — protein: MNYTADIKKVPRHFLPEDFTVTTWDNLEPYFKDLLDRPINREADLEKWLHDMSELEAVVSEDACWRQIKMTCDTENKALEEAFVFFVTEIQPKIQPYADKLNKKLVESPFTAGLDQKKYFTYLRSVRKSIELFREENISLQSELAVLAQQFGTIAGKMTIEVNGKEYTLQQAAKFLESHDRNLRESVYRKINERRLQDKDALNDLYTQLIQKRHQVAKNAGFDNYRDYKFKELGRFDYTKEDCFQFHEAVKQHILPLVNIINERKKKKLNLPTLRPWDSEAEPEGVTPLNPFSNASELLEKSIKCFDQVHPFFADCLRKMGEMKRLDLDSRKGKAPGGYNCPLAETGAPFIFMNAAGQMSDVTTMVHEGGHAVHSFLAHPLELTSFKEYPMEIAEVASMSMELFSMDSWDVFFNKEEDLIRAKEHQLERVITIFPWIATIDKFQHWVYENPNHTVEERAKKWKEILNEFSSDVIDWEGLSEYRTYAWQRQLHLFEVPLYYIEYGIAQLGAIGLWMQFRKNKEAALNNYMTSLQLGGTKTLPELYSAAGLVFNFSPDYIKQLMQFVKEEMDKLNVHP